In Sphingomonas sp. JUb134, the sequence CGCCTCAAGCCTGTGTCTGCGCTTCGTCTTCTTCGTTCATCCGGATGCCTGCCTTGGCGGCACGCTCCGACTCCCGCTCCAGCGCGACCTTGATCATCGCCACCATCGGATCGGCGAGCGCCAGGCCCAGGATGCCGAACAGCGTCGATGCCAGGATCTGAGAGGACAGCGTAAGCGCCGGGGGCAGGTCCACCGTGCGGCGGGCCACGATCGGCAGCAGCACATAGCCGTCGAAGGTCTGCACCACGAAATAGATGACGATCGCCCACAGCCCGGTGTCGACGCCGGCGCTGAAGCCCACCGCCACCATCAGCACGCCGCTGATGAACGCGCCGATGTTGGGGATGAAGGCGAGCAAGCCCGTGATGATGCCCAGCAGCAGCGCCATGGGCACGCCGGCGATCCACAGCAGCAGCCAGGTGAGCACGCCTTCGAACAGCATCCCGGCCAGCCGCCCCGCGAGCAGCCGGCGCATGGTTGTCGCCATGCGATTGATGGTGACGGCGAACTCGGCGCGATTGCCGACCGGTACCATCCACTGAAGGCCGCGGTCGTAGATGCGCGGCTCCATCGCGACGAACAGCCCGATGACCATGATCATGAACAGGCTGGTGAACGCGCCGAACACCGTGCCGACCGCGGAGGTCAGCCGACCCACCGATCCCATCGCCTGCTGGACGATCCCGCTCAGGTCGGATCGCCCAGGCATCAGGCCCATGCCGTTGGCCCAGGCGATCAGGCGATTGCCCTGGATCTCCAGGGTGGAGCGCAACTGCTCCGCCTGGGCGGCGATCTGGACGCCGGTGAGGTAGAAGGTGCCGAGGATGAAGGCGAGGGCCAGCAGCACCACGATCATCAGCCGCAGCCCGCGCCCGATCGGCAGCACGCGCCCGAGCAGCCGCACGCCGCCGTCCAGCATCGCGGCGAACACTAGCCCGCCGAAGATGATGAGCAGCGGCTGGATCAGCAGCACCACCAGGCCGGCGGCGATCGCCAGGCCGAACCAGACCGAGGCGCGGCGCAGCTCCGCCCGCACCAGCGGATCGCGCAGCTCGTTCGGGCCGGGCGCGCGCTCAACCTCGACCCCCTCGTGCTTGCTCATTGGGCGCGTTCCGGATGCAGCGAGGTCCCCGCACGGCCACTGCG encodes:
- a CDS encoding AI-2E family transporter, which translates into the protein MSKHEGVEVERAPGPNELRDPLVRAELRRASVWFGLAIAAGLVVLLIQPLLIIFGGLVFAAMLDGGVRLLGRVLPIGRGLRLMIVVLLALAFILGTFYLTGVQIAAQAEQLRSTLEIQGNRLIAWANGMGLMPGRSDLSGIVQQAMGSVGRLTSAVGTVFGAFTSLFMIMVIGLFVAMEPRIYDRGLQWMVPVGNRAEFAVTINRMATTMRRLLAGRLAGMLFEGVLTWLLLWIAGVPMALLLGIITGLLAFIPNIGAFISGVLMVAVGFSAGVDTGLWAIVIYFVVQTFDGYVLLPIVARRTVDLPPALTLSSQILASTLFGILGLALADPMVAMIKVALERESERAAKAGIRMNEEDEAQTQA